The Melitaea cinxia chromosome 13, ilMelCinx1.1, whole genome shotgun sequence sequence tatcctacatggggaaattggcctatgcccagtagcggaatattacaggctgaagcacgcataatataatttttgtatagttCAAGTTTTTAAGTTGTTAGCGACGTTCTAAGGTTTTACTACAAGaaagtgtatttttattcagtaagatttttttgtaatagctgattaaatgcaataaaattaaagtaacgcATTTAGTAGTATCTATTTACGTGTTTAATAGAATGTGTATGTAACGCCTGGTGTAAAAAACCCAGTATGTTGCATTACGAAAATTTGCCAAATAAAagtagaaagtttttttttccgaGACTTCTGTCAGGCTTACAAAGTTTTATGTGGCtatgaatttataattgttttcatTATGGTAcagtaaaattgtaatatacgGTAAAGCGAAAGTTTATGAGGCTGCTGGTTGTATGATGAAaggatggatgtttgttattCCTTCATACAAACCACTAAAATGGATTAATATCGAAAGTaacttttaaatgaataaaaatttagttttgaaTTATAGACAAAGCTGCTAAGGATAtctagaagaaaaaaataaaaaaacgagtgtgctttagaccacacgaatgaAGTAACTTCTTTAGGGGCTTCTGTAGGGGcactacagtaatatacgaaacgtaactctctctctttctattttcactaacttatatctcccactcaaattccgttcgcctcacccgatcacacttttcgtaacgctcccatcacgcattcaccagcttactcccgaaggcaagcgtgcgtaaagaagttttacttttatcaaaaaaaaaagcatattgCTGATAAAGTTTTACGATAGGCATACTACACTCTCTAATACTCGATACATCTCTAAGCTCACTCATGTCGTAACGTACCTCCCAATGACTGAACATCATCTGTGGCGCAGCGAGGCCTGACGTATGAGTCCGCAGCTCCATCGCGAACTTGAAGCTTTCGGCGACGGGCATCAAGGCGCGCACGCGGAACGACGCCGAGCCGCTCTGCAGGTCGCTGGCGACCACTCTGCCACCACGCCTGCCCAGTGCAGCGTACAGTTTACCTGGAAAACAATGGTCGATTATTGTTAATTTCATCAATTGTATACTTatcaatttgtatatataatttacttcTATCTTTTATTTTCTACCATTGGTACCGGGGCTTTTTGGAGTTATTCGAGTGCGCCAGGATAACATGCACCTTGTGAAGTACTCCAAACATACGGGTACATTAGCCCTttaaatagtgtcaaatgtttaGGTCAGCCGTTCACATTAGTTACAAAATACATTGTTTGAAAAACTCGAGCGCGTCAGATTATTATTATGCTATACATACAGACAGCTCATTTTAATCATATCAATCAAATAATCAAGTAATTCTTTAAATTGAcagcttaaaaaaattgtactaaatTCTGTATGACAAAAAGAAATACTAGAAAGCTTTGTCAACGAAATCGGCCACGACTAAAACTTGTACACGCTCTCTCCATCAgtgaaatataacattttttttcttttttgcgtCTAATGTTCACAATCCAATAGGCCTCTAGGTTTTTGGTCTCAACTACCATACAATAAATTCgttattgataatttaaaacaggTAAACAGTATTCAATTAATGAAAATGTAAGTACAGCTAGTGTAgggtaaaatgaaatataagaaTGAAGTTTATATGACAGTAACAGATGCcaagagaaatatttttttttgttcccaTATATATCACACACCATCACTTATCATCTAAAAGAAACTAAACctaaataatttctataaacTTCGTACCACACGTGTCAcatatctatacttatattatacagttgaacagtttgtttgtttgtttaaacatgctaatctcagaaactactggttggaattgaaaaatttttttcgtgttgaatagtccatttatcgagggcggttataggctatataacatcatgCTACGACCAACTGAAGCTGTGAATTTAtaagaaatgttacgaaaacagggaaaaatattcttttttgagagcttccgttgCGTACACAACGTAAAGGGTAAATCTTACCCAAAAACTATGTTTGACGGAATCGATGgccattaaaatttgtaaaaaaaagtttgcagCAGTATATGGCAATCAAGTTTCTTTTCACTATTTGCGAAGGTGGTTTTATAGACATGATAAAAATTCTTATCCTAATAAATACGTATTTGGTTTGAACCTAATTGTCCTCGACATCATTTGATTTCAATTAATATCTTTAAAGATATCACAATTTCAAAATAGCTCCGTAACGAATTAatgattacaaaatattaaaacgtgGTTTTATTGCATTAGTATTAGCCAGGCATATGAAACGAATGAAAAATTCTTCATCAAAAaggtaattttatgaaaataaacttTGCCTTTTGTAGCATTTAATTTGGACGCATAATTTAGGAGATAATGTTAAATCAAATGAAATGACGCCGCGTCGGTCGCGTGTGAAGTCACCCTAGTTGCACAGTAAtggttttagaatattttactacgttttttgcttcaaattaaCGCAGGTGAAACTGCGGGACAAAGCTAATAACTTATAATCGGATGGGAGAAtacgatacatacacaaaaatggAAACAAAGGAAAACGTTTTCGGCAAGCATTCGACATAACGTTCGCTTCGATTGAGATCAGTACCTATATTTTGTCAAACGTtaccttattatttatttttatattattataaattaggaTGCGGGCTCTAACTGGTACCATAGACGATTTTACCGATTTCACGAAGAATGAAGAAGACAAGATACGATAATATAATTCTGAAGATCGTAAAATAGTTGTTACTTTTTGGTTTAGCCTTAACCTAACAtgacacataattatgtacatcttatttattttattgtgtttattaCACTTTCTGTCAAATGATCGCTACTTATCGAACACGTAAAGTTTGACAAATAATTTGCTTTATAAACCTTAAAAGgttgtttttgtgttttatcACGCTAACAAGATCTACTGGTTTGATTTCATAAATTGTTTTAGTGTTGAAAAAATTTGTTCTATTAGAAaggttaattataattaacacaACAACAACTTAAACTCCATTATCAGACGTACAGAAATAGAACAGTGAATAGAACAGTCTATAGAActaaaattaatctaataattgtagtatgtatattgaaattaaagacTTGGTCGtttagtattatatgtatatatttaaatgcagGGTCAACTATATTGTATTAAGAAGTATGGCTATTCGAAGCACTttgaagataaaataaaaaatggtgtGAGGGGTTTATGGACCCCCGGTCGAAACGAAGTTCCTATcgctttttttgttgtttactttgttttttgATAGTGATTGATGACATGTacagagtatatatatatatatatatatatatatatatatatatatatatatataaatatatataaagcacAAAATTTTGGgtggattaaataaataaaacaataataaattaaacactgAATGATGGAGGATAATTTTGAGTTAATAAAAAACTTAGGAACTTTTAGGAACTgtgtaaatttcaatttattcattatattttttaattttagaaataaatattaattgttataaaataaaccaaaGTTAAGATATATTCAATCGTCATTTTCAATTACAGTAATAATTAGTTTGCGGTAATTAAATATGACATATATGTTtgagatttaattttatactatagtAATACGTAAAaagtcaaatatataaaaataatcaaataaataataagtcttgtcatactttttaaccgacttcaaaaaaggaggaggctactcaattcgaccgtatatatatatttttttatgtatgttcggggataactccgttgtttatgaaccgattttgataattctttttttgttggaaaggagatatccctggtttggcaccatgataaggaaaccaggatctgatgatgggatcccagagaaatcgagggaaaccgcataacttttactgggtgtaccgattttaatgatttttaatttaatcgaaagccgatgtttatcatgtggtcacatttaaatttcatcgagatttgattacaacttttggagtaatttttgataatgcgtatttacttgactgttttttcgtctacctacgttgtattaggtacttgtctatataattgtagtcggtttttcttcgtttgcttgcaaacaattATTTCGATCTCGCTTCCATCCCGCTCAGTAGCGAACAGCGAGTAAGtaacgaaaacaaaacaaaaaaccttttaccttataacatatttatgttgtttttaataatatacaccTCAACTATGAtcagttattgtaatttaacGCCATACACGTGTCTTTTAAATACTACGCTTATATCGCCTGTAGTACTATGAGCGGAAaggaaaaaataacaatactatTAAcgatacaaatacaataaattggactaatttttatgtaaatatacaaaaaaaaaaactattttaattttatgtggtTTTTtagagtatttatttttgtattatatatgtattaacaaTGGGAAATTTGTTTCGAATTGAATAATTGAGTTGCATTTTATGTAGTCACGAGCTAGAAATAAGGTTTtggaaatattcataatttatatcGTGAAAGCGTCAAATATAACCTTAAATGTCTCTTCTCTTAATCTTTATTTTCTCGATCCCAGCAGACAGTCTTAATTAATTTGTCAAATAGTACTGGCAGCAGGCTCCGCCGCATCTTACCGGACGTGACGAATCGGGCCGGATGCACGCCCGTGGCCGGAAGACCTCCTTTCATCTTAAAATGGCCGCGACGAATTTGTTTAAGGTAAAAGGTATTTTTCTACGCGACTGCCcacaaaatattttgtcaatttaTGCCATCACGAAGCGaactttttctttaatttttttatcatatcctTTTTGTTGTATTATCACGAGATGCGTTATTCGATACTCGTGGCGTATAGTTTCAGTCAATGAACTGTTTGCACGAATCGAGCGAATTCCGAAGTTCAATGATTCGTATTAGAATAGATTGTTTCCAATTTTAATTGGACTTGATTGACATCAAATTGGCGTATAATGTACATAGATAATAGAGaccgaaatattttaaatgtaattatgtagACGAACCGTTTTAAATACCACGAAGAAAAAGATAGTTAAGATGTACCAACATACAAATTATCAGTAgtaaacattaacaaaaaactataattccaaaatatttttattttatgacattGGTCCAAAATTTAATgacttaattttagttattgttTCTACCAAGTTGATTCATTCAGTTCAATGCGCGTTCATGCATGTTCACTAGGTTTTTATATAGTGACTTACGGACatc is a genomic window containing:
- the LOC123659296 gene encoding elongation factor-like GTPase 1, translating into MKGGLPATGVHPARFVTSGKLYAALGRRGGRVVASDLQSGSASFRVRALMPVAESFKFAMELRTHTSGLAAPQMMFSHWEVIDIDPFWKPRTEEEYLHWGEKWDGVNRAKAYMDAVRTRKGLATDKQLVQHAEKQRTLSKKK